In Triticum urartu cultivar G1812 unplaced genomic scaffold, Tu2.1 TuUngrouped_contig_6514, whole genome shotgun sequence, the sequence TTGAACTgccaaaacgtcttatattaatgAACAGAGGTAGTAGTTTAAAGTACTCAAGAACTCCACTTGCCTCAAAGATCATGCCAGATCAATAAGCAGTCAAGCATCAGAACAGTGATACAGTTATTTCATTATAAAGATGCCTGCTTTAACAGATATTCTGGTAAAATAACTTTTAAGACTGGAGCATCTGAGGAGATCTCAAGTGTATCCCCATGCTGGATTGGATATGTTACATGAGAACCATCAATATACACAGCACCCTCTTGATTGTACCAAACAACAAGCATATGTTGCTCTTGCTTAACTAATCCATGCAGCAGTGGTTTGTCGGCATCCGTTGGTGAAATGGGCTCCCTTATCATATACTGAAGCTCACGACTTGATATTGGCATCATAAATCCTCCTGCTGATAGCATGGCAGCAGTTGATCCAGTAGCTGTTGCGACCCTGAGACCACTTGATCTAGAATTAATCAAACGTGAGGTCTCCCCATTGCTTCTTTTTCTGAAATGGTAATGCCAGTTAGAATTGATCACAGAAGTCATCAATATTTACAGAAAGGCTCAAAGTCAGTACCTTAATGAGAAGCGCGACACACTTGCCGGACAGGGGTGTGACACCAATATATCATTCAGAGCATAAGTCAGTAGCTGGGATCCATTTAGTTTCACTGATATTCTTGACAGCTCTGAATAGTGTCTACTGCCAGCAAGGGTTGCGTCAAGTATCTGAGAATATGTCATGTTCAAGAGAACAGTAACATTCAAGAAATTCAGTAAATGTTCCGACGCTATAACAGAAAGCAGAGTGGTGTGATTTCTGTAAGAAAATGAATTGAGATCCCCAAGCAAGAAGACTAGGCAACAGCGACATACCTGCTCGAAGTTCCAGGCAGTAGCTGCACAAAGATATCCGGTGCTTCTTCTTGCATCAAATTCCTCAGTTAACTCATCAACCTGCATGGAGTTATAAAACCATACACATACACATCAAGCACATGTATAACCATTAGTCTGCTTAGAAGCGTGCAAAGAAGAACATATGCAAATGTAGTCAACAAGCATTGCTAATGTGATTGGTTTCAATAGATGATTATTGTCAATCATGGAAAGAACTAACCTCATCAGAACAAGTAGGATCCGAATTAACACCTAAAATGGGAATCGAGCTATCCAAAAAATGGCTAGCCCGTAAAAGTGTGCCATCACCACCAACAGTAATAACAAGATCCACATCACGTATTGGATTTGTCAAATGATTTCGCTGCACTGAGATCCAGTCAAGGGGCTTGCGCTGTAGTATACTCTTACAGAGATTGATTGTGTCCTTGTGGACTCTGCATCGATCATCCAGATAACTTAAGATCTGCAGCAAGACATTAAATTGACGATAAGAGGCACGAAACCCTTAATTCATGTCGGTAAAAATGGTTATGCAGCAAGAAAGTGGGAAATGAAACTTGTTAGATTCAGCTAGTTATGCAACTTTTCCCAGTAGTACTAACAGATGTTGATTTGACAAGCAAGAT encodes:
- the LOC125530718 gene encoding probable NADH kinase; the encoded protein is MRRAAETDILRSFGAFGASNPIRTCMFVLPPIVIRNVQNLNKSDVRLRSCGRVGLITRVVLSVRTETFRREPSHQRGGRVLSPVPMARRRVLLYLKPFDVYPPRPLSGASSLTFPPPPPPPRAANPKILSYLDDRCRVHKDTINLCKSILQRKPLDWISVQRNHLTNPIRDVDLVITVGGDGTLLRASHFLDSSIPILGVNSDPTCSDEVDELTEEFDARRSTGYLCAATAWNFEQILDATLAGSRHYSELSRISVKLNGSQLLTYALNDILVSHPCPASVSRFSLRKRSNGETSRLINSRSSGLRVATATGSTAAMLSAGGFMMPISSRELQYMIREPISPTDADKPLLHGLVKQEQHMLVVWYNQEGAVYIDGSHVTYPIQHGDTLEISSDAPVLKVILPEYLLKQASL